The Punica granatum isolate Tunisia-2019 chromosome 4, ASM765513v2, whole genome shotgun sequence genome has a window encoding:
- the LOC116202374 gene encoding serine decarboxylase-like, producing MSATAEVMSGEFDQAAVVAEPLPPVVGGGAVDSGVEEEEGEQKSKGRGQIVLGRNVHTSCLAVTEPEANDEFTGDKEAYMASVLARYRKTLMERTKHHLGYPYNLDFDYGALAQLQHFSINNLGDPFIESNYGVHSRQFEVGVLDWFARLWEIEKTKYWGYITNCGTEGNLHGILVGREVFPEGILYASRESHYSVFKAARMYRMECVKVGTLVSGEIDCADFRANLQANKDKPAIINVNIGTTVKGAVDDLDLVIQTLEESGFTHDRFYIHCDGALFGLMMPFVKRAPKVSFKKPIGSVSVSGHKFVGCPMPCGVQITRMEHINALSRNVEYLASRDATIMGSRNGHAPIFLWYTLNRKGYKGFQKEVQKCLRNAHYLKDRLRGAGISAMLNELSSTVVFERPLDEEFVRMWQLACEGNIAHAVVMPNVTIEKLDVFLNELVEKRSGWYGEGRGEPPCVAGDLGSENCDCGLHK from the exons ATGAGCGCGACGGCGGAGGTAATGTCCGGCGAGTTCGATCAGGCGGCCGTGGTGGCGGAGCCGCTGCCGCCGGTGGTCGGCGGCGGAGCGGTGGACAGCGGAGTcgaagaggaggagggggagCAGAAGAGCAAGGGGCGGGGGCAGATCGTGCTCGGGAGAAATGTGCACACGTCTTGCCTCGCCGTGACAGAGCCCGAGGCGAACGATGAGTTCACCGGAGACAAGGAGGCGTACATGGCGAGCGTTCTGGCTCGTTACAGGAAGACTCTTATGGAAAGGACGAAGCATCATTTAG GCTATCCTTATAACTTAGACTTCGATTACGGTGCTCTCGCACAACTGCAGCATTTTTCGATCAATAATCTCGGCGATCCATTTATCGAGAGTAACTATGGTGTTCATTCGAGACAGTTCGAAGTCGGCGTTTTGGATTGGTTTGCCCGTTTGTGGGAGATAGAGAAAACCAAATACTGGGGATATATAACAAATTGTGGCACCGAAGGCAATCTTCATGGAATTTTAGTGgg GAGGGAAGTCTTTCCAGAAGGAATTCTCTATGCATCCAGAGAATCGCATTATTCCGTCTTCAAAGCAGCACGAATGTACAGAATGGAATGTGTTAAAGTTGGCACATTAGTGTCTGGTGAAATCGATTGTGCCGATTTTAGAGCCAATTTGCAGGCAAACAAGGACAAGCCAGCCATCATAAATGTTAATATAG GAACTACCGTCAAAGGAGCTGTCGACGATCTCGACCTTGTAATACAGACTTTAGAAGAAAGTGGATTTACGCATGACCGATTCTACATACACTGTGATGGAGCTTTATTTGGACTTATGATGCCTTTTGTAAAACGG GCACCGAAAGTCTCATTCAAGAAGCCGATCGGGAGTGTCAGTGTCTCAGGACACAAGTTTGTTGGATGCCCTATGCCATGCGGGGTCCAAATAACAAGGATGGAGCACATTAATGCGCTCTCGAGGAATGTCGAGTACCTGGCATCACGGGACGCCACGATCATGGGGAGCCGAAACGGCCATGCTCCAATCTTCCTCTGGTACACCCTCAACAGGAAAGGCTACAAAGGGTTCCAGAAGGAAGTTCAGAAATGCCTTCGGAATGCCCACTACCTCAAAGACCGCCTCCGAGGGGCCGGGATCAGTGCGATGCTGAATGAGCTCAGCAGCACCGTTGTGTTCGAGCGGCCACTGGATGAGGAATTTGTGAGGATGTGGCAGCTCGCTTGTGAAGGGAATATCGCCCATGCTGTTGTCATGCCAAATGTTACCATCGAGAAGCTCGATGTTTTCTTGAATGAGCTTGTCGAGAAGAGGTCGGGTTGGTATGGAGAGGGAAGAGGAGAGCCTCCTTGTGTTGCTGGTGACTTAGGGAGCGAGAATTGTGACTGTGG
- the LOC116205483 gene encoding SKP1-interacting partner 15-like, translating into MDAASAPIYNLPEDALLQIFSSLPLRQIIVCRSVSKFFYHLLTSPSFVHHLLIPSASLPLRLIALRPPHHHHHYRHTSRHSSLPQQSSSVLHAFDPCEDRWLGFSLGFLPFRSLHPVAASSLGLVYLWGDSVDSPESSRSLVACNPLTRQFKVLPHLGSAWSRHGSVLVDSENRVMVLTELAALYYTGSNRWLKFSSNLPSKPRSPVLVSDSAYALCDIGSPWRSQWKLFSCSLKTSHSSSSTHHWVRLERHEWGDVFDILKRPRLVKGGAEDQILMVGGLKSSFSLNASCSTILILRLDLGTLEWDEAGRMPVEMFRCFSEESSKFKVFGGGNRVCFSGKRVGRLALWDYCDGKSEWRWIDEVPAFGDGFCRGFVFGAALTALS; encoded by the exons ATGGACGCTGCCTCCGCTCCGATCTACAACCTCCCCGAAGACGCCCTGCTTCAGATCTTCTCCTCCCTCCCCCTCCGGCAGATCATCGTCTGCCGATCCGTATCCAAGTTCTTCTACCACCTCCTCACCTCCCCTTCCTTCGTCCACCACCTGCTGATCCCTTCCGCCTCGCTGCCCCTCCGCCTCATCGCTCTCAGGCCGcctcaccaccaccaccactacCGGCATACCAGCCGCCACTCCTCGCTGCCGCAGCAATCGTCCTCGGTCCTCCACGCTTTCGACCCCTGCGAGGACCGATGGCTCGGATTCAGCTTAGGGTTTCTCCCTTTCAGATCTCTCCACCCCGTTGCGGCGTCCTCGCTCGGCCTGGTCTACCTCTGGGGCGACTCGGTTGACTCGCCCGAGTCCAGCAGGTCTCTCGTTGCCTGCAACCCGTTGACCCGTCAATTCAAG GTGTTGCCTCACTTGGGTTCAGCTTGGTCACGCCATGGATCGGTCCTTGTTGACTCGGAGAACCGAGTCATGGTACTGACTGAGCTAGCCGCTCTGTACTACACAGGTTCAAACCGGTGGCTCAAGTTCTCCTCCAATTTGCCGTCTAAGCCTAGAAGCCCAGTTCTCGTCTCAGACTCTGCTTATGCCCTCTGTGACATTGGGTCACCGTGGAGGAGTCAGTGGAAGCTGTTCTCCTGCTCCCTGAAGACATCACACTCATCATCATCGACCCACCATTGGGTCCGACTCGAGAGGCACGAGTGGGGGGATGTGTTTGACATTCTGAAGCGGCCACGCCTGGTGAAGGGTGGCGCTGAGGATCAGATACTGATGGTGGGTGGGCTGAAATCCTCATTCTCATTGAATGCGTCATGCTCCACAATCCTGATACTGAGGCTCGATCTGGGGACACTGGAGTGGGATGAGGCGGGCAGGATGCCCGTGGAGATGTTCCGGTGCTTCTCAGAGGAGTCGAGCAAGTTCAAGGTGTTTGGCGGAGGGAACAGGGTGTGCTTCTCTGGGAAGAGGGTCGGGAGACTGGCGTTGTGGGACTACTGCGATGGCAAGTCAGAGTGGAGGTGGATTGACGAGGTGCCTGCTTTCGGGGATGGTTTCTGCAGAGGGTTTGTGTTCGGGGCTGCACTCACTGCATTGTCTTGA